The proteins below come from a single Methanobacterium sp. Maddingley MBC34 genomic window:
- a CDS encoding putative membrane protein (PFAM: Protein of unknown function (DUF1624)), with amino-acid sequence MKDLNKRFWEIDVLRGLAILMMVTYHLIFDLSYFGVFPFNISSGIWWWFARLTAFIFLFLVGISLTLSYTRAELTEQKHEKKSLQEKKSLFPKYLKRGAKIFFLGLLITLTTWIFIPEDFIVFGVLHFIGIAIILEYPFLNKKYLNLVLGIIFIIAGFILAQFTVNYPWFLWLGLKPAAFITVDYFPLLPWLGVVSLGLFAGKTLYPDYERRFHLINLSQNLFTRMFSFLGQHSLLIYLLHQPLLIMILYFTGVLDLGNLLHFINV; translated from the coding sequence ATGAAGGATTTAAACAAACGTTTCTGGGAAATAGACGTCCTGCGCGGTCTAGCAATATTGATGATGGTAACGTATCATCTGATCTTTGATCTTTCTTACTTTGGGGTGTTTCCCTTTAACATTTCATCGGGTATCTGGTGGTGGTTTGCCCGCCTAACTGCATTCATATTCCTATTCTTGGTGGGAATTTCCCTTACTCTGAGTTACACCCGAGCAGAACTCACGGAACAAAAACATGAAAAAAAGAGCCTTCAGGAAAAAAAGAGTCTTTTCCCAAAATATCTCAAAAGAGGGGCAAAAATATTTTTCCTGGGGTTATTAATTACCCTGACCACCTGGATTTTCATACCCGAAGATTTCATAGTTTTCGGAGTACTGCATTTCATTGGAATAGCAATAATCCTGGAATATCCATTTTTAAACAAAAAATACCTCAACTTGGTTCTGGGGATTATATTCATTATCGCAGGTTTCATTCTGGCACAGTTCACAGTCAACTATCCCTGGTTTTTATGGTTAGGTTTAAAACCCGCAGCATTCATAACCGTGGATTACTTCCCATTACTCCCCTGGCTGGGAGTGGTTTCATTGGGACTTTTTGCAGGAAAAACACTTTACCCTGATTATGAAAGAAGATTTCATCTGATTAACCTTTCACAAAATTTATTTACACGGATGTTCAGCTTTCTAGGACAACACTCACTGCTGATCTATCTCCTACACCAGCCACTTCTCATAATGATACTGTACTTTACGGGTGTTCTGGACTTGGGAAATTTATTACATTTTATAAATGTATAG
- a CDS encoding alanine dehydrogenase, Archaeoglobus fulgidus type (PFAM: Ornithine cyclodeaminase/mu-crystallin family~TIGRFAM: alanine dehydrogenase, Archaeoglobus fulgidus type), whose protein sequence is MSGTLLLKQSEIKELITMKEVVESVETAFKAYAEREVQMPAKEYLFFHEGDLRIMPCYVRSNEEAGVKCVNVHPKNPLEHQLPTVMAVIELVDPETGFPMAVMDGTLVTDLRTGAAAGVATKYLARPDSETLGIIGAGKQACTQLMALNEVMDIKKAKVFCRTCSTRTNFAKTASQIYGFDVEAVETAQEAVKNVDVVVTTTPSRKPLIKADWISPGTHINAMGADAPSKQELETRLLLKSKIIIDSWDQASHSGEINVPVSQKVLKRKDIHAKLGDVIIGKETGREADEITIFDSTGLAVQDMVTAGLIYRRAREQGIGTDFNFMG, encoded by the coding sequence ATGTCCGGAACTCTTTTACTAAAACAAAGTGAGATTAAAGAACTTATTACCATGAAAGAAGTTGTTGAATCAGTTGAAACCGCTTTTAAGGCTTATGCAGAGCGTGAAGTGCAGATGCCTGCCAAAGAGTACTTGTTTTTCCATGAAGGAGATCTACGGATCATGCCCTGTTATGTACGGAGCAATGAAGAAGCCGGAGTTAAATGCGTGAATGTGCATCCCAAAAATCCCCTGGAACACCAGTTACCAACGGTGATGGCAGTCATAGAACTGGTAGATCCAGAAACCGGTTTCCCCATGGCAGTCATGGACGGAACCCTGGTAACTGATCTGCGGACCGGTGCAGCAGCCGGAGTGGCCACCAAATACCTGGCACGGCCCGATTCAGAAACACTGGGAATAATAGGCGCAGGTAAACAGGCATGCACCCAGTTAATGGCCCTTAACGAAGTTATGGACATTAAAAAGGCCAAAGTTTTCTGCAGAACCTGCAGCACCCGGACCAATTTTGCTAAAACCGCATCCCAAATCTACGGTTTTGATGTGGAAGCCGTTGAAACTGCACAAGAAGCTGTGAAGAATGTTGATGTGGTTGTAACCACCACCCCCTCCCGTAAACCATTGATCAAAGCTGACTGGATCAGCCCCGGAACCCATATCAACGCCATGGGCGCTGATGCCCCCAGTAAACAGGAACTGGAAACCCGGTTACTTTTAAAGTCTAAGATCATCATTGATTCATGGGATCAGGCCAGTCACAGTGGCGAAATCAACGTACCCGTCTCACAAAAAGTCTTAAAAAGAAAGGATATCCATGCCAAACTGGGAGATGTTATCATTGGAAAGGAAACAGGCAGAGAAGCTGACGAAATCACCATTTTCGACTCCACTGGTCTGGCAGTACAGGACATGGTGACTGCAGGACTCATCTACCGACGGGCGCGTGAACAGGGCATAGGAACAGATTTTAATTTTATGGGTTAA
- a CDS encoding putative integral membrane protein (PFAM: Protein of unknown function (DUF1211)): MKDNEDTIKSPGISARRIETLVDGVFAIAMTLLVLGIAVPSIANPTEASLYRALLDLLPNFYSYFISFILLTVFWRINHVQFNRIKRADGTLLWIIVIWLLFVALVPFSAFFVGEYGNFQIPNIFFDLNLFAIGFLLFLNWRHALNSGLVDGFDYEMRKSSLRANLMLPVISLLALGITFLPFMKELGYGWSSLVYLIIPLLKRYH; encoded by the coding sequence TTGAAGGATAATGAAGATACAATAAAATCCCCTGGGATCAGTGCTCGGCGCATAGAAACCCTGGTGGATGGTGTTTTTGCAATAGCCATGACCCTCCTGGTTCTGGGAATTGCAGTGCCCTCCATAGCCAACCCCACTGAGGCCAGCCTTTATCGGGCCCTTCTGGACCTTTTGCCTAATTTTTACAGTTACTTTATCAGTTTTATTCTGCTGACTGTTTTTTGGAGAATCAACCATGTCCAGTTCAACCGGATTAAAAGAGCAGATGGCACTTTACTATGGATAATTGTCATCTGGCTACTTTTCGTGGCATTAGTCCCCTTTTCAGCATTCTTTGTAGGGGAATACGGGAATTTCCAGATTCCCAACATATTTTTCGACCTGAATCTTTTTGCCATAGGATTTCTATTATTCCTAAACTGGCGTCACGCACTCAACAGTGGACTGGTGGATGGTTTTGATTATGAAATGCGAAAATCAAGCTTAAGGGCTAATTTAATGTTACCGGTAATTTCCCTGCTTGCTCTGGGAATCACATTCCTCCCATTTATGAAAGAATTAGGGTACGGTTGGTCCAGTCTTGTTTATCTTATTATCCCTTTACTGAAACGTTACCACTGA
- a CDS encoding soluble P-type ATPase (PFAM: haloacid dehalogenase-like hydrolase~TIGRFAM: ATPase, P-type (transporting), HAD superfamily, subfamily IC), whose protein sequence is MNMKAVVFDNSGTLISRYRAIKDLNSGFIHDHISSIDLVDKNPHRALVVLQTDPSTCLANARPDQTIHQFIVRNRVPFDISYSPSDIKKEDVLTLIKNENAKISDIQDTIQAVVEKEYNVQICSGSGFVMNTKTGHIEFTITAGGKIFPEVPGVVEELKKRSFHIYVASGDRMKSLEELASFINIPSENVFGTADSWRKKEIVAGLKRRYKVMMVGNSANDILALKEADVGVLTTQQNDETSEKVFNAADVVVSNIKEILDIDF, encoded by the coding sequence ATGAACATGAAAGCTGTTGTTTTCGATAACTCCGGAACCCTCATATCCCGGTATAGGGCTATTAAAGACCTTAATAGTGGATTTATCCATGATCACATCAGTTCCATTGACCTGGTTGATAAGAATCCTCACCGAGCCCTGGTAGTCCTTCAGACTGACCCTTCCACATGTCTTGCCAATGCCAGACCAGATCAAACCATTCACCAATTTATAGTACGAAACCGGGTTCCCTTTGACATAAGTTATTCCCCCTCCGATATCAAGAAAGAGGATGTATTAACTCTTATTAAAAATGAAAATGCTAAAATTAGTGATATTCAGGATACCATCCAAGCTGTGGTTGAAAAAGAATATAACGTGCAGATATGCAGTGGATCTGGCTTCGTAATGAACACCAAAACGGGTCATATTGAATTTACCATCACTGCCGGAGGTAAAATTTTTCCGGAAGTTCCAGGAGTGGTTGAAGAACTCAAAAAAAGATCCTTCCACATCTATGTGGCCTCAGGAGATAGGATGAAGTCTCTGGAGGAACTTGCCAGTTTCATTAACATTCCCTCAGAGAATGTTTTCGGAACCGCAGATTCCTGGAGAAAAAAGGAAATTGTGGCAGGACTTAAAAGGCGATACAAGGTGATGATGGTAGGTAACAGTGCCAACGATATCCTGGCACTTAAAGAAGCAGATGTGGGCGTTTTAACCACACAGCAAAATGATGAAACATCTGAAAAGGTTTTTAATGCCGCTGATGTAGTGGTAAGTAATATTAAAGAGATTCTGGATATTGATTTTTAA
- a CDS encoding putative threonine efflux protein (PFAM: LysE type translocator) → MWIEVILFAAASFWVGLSGAMVPGPMLTVTISDSLKKGSRAGPLVVLGHVIAETTLIILLILGLGWIIGSPWVTMIIGGVGGVMLIYIGYSIARSPVPEEIPGDGEPIEKRGSVLSGIITSVTNPYFYLWWATVGWAFMLKGIELAGIIGILSFLVGHWGADLSWFSLVSFFTSKGRHVLPGKRYHIIMMICGVFLVFLGIYFIYSTLIA, encoded by the coding sequence ATGTGGATAGAAGTTATTTTATTTGCAGCAGCCTCCTTCTGGGTGGGTTTATCCGGTGCAATGGTCCCAGGACCCATGTTAACTGTTACCATCTCTGATTCCCTTAAAAAGGGTTCCCGCGCCGGGCCCCTGGTAGTTCTGGGGCATGTTATTGCCGAGACTACTCTCATAATACTCCTGATACTGGGCCTGGGCTGGATTATTGGATCTCCGTGGGTGACCATGATCATCGGAGGGGTGGGAGGAGTGATGCTCATCTACATTGGCTACAGCATAGCCAGATCCCCAGTGCCAGAAGAGATCCCAGGGGATGGTGAGCCAATTGAAAAAAGAGGATCAGTTTTAAGCGGGATAATTACCAGCGTAACCAATCCCTACTTCTATCTATGGTGGGCCACTGTGGGCTGGGCCTTCATGCTCAAGGGAATAGAATTAGCTGGAATCATAGGAATTTTAAGTTTCCTGGTGGGCCACTGGGGAGCGGATCTCAGCTGGTTCAGTTTAGTTTCATTTTTCACCAGCAAAGGAAGGCATGTACTCCCTGGTAAACGTTACCATATCATAATGATGATTTGTGGAGTTTTCCTGGTGTTTTTAGGAATTTATTTCATTTACTCAACATTAATAGCCTGA